Proteins from a genomic interval of Zingiber officinale cultivar Zhangliang chromosome 1B, Zo_v1.1, whole genome shotgun sequence:
- the LOC121988540 gene encoding protein FAR1-RELATED SEQUENCE 9-like isoform X1, translating into MESRSEGDELIEDYVECLMSLDAAARPCDDDNSSLAAHSEDPSNIPVGIIIQPDKDLASVTTEDSKEPILGMEFESDEAAKSFYNDYARRLGFPFRVGRSRRSKGVEEVLIMKRFVCSKEGIYRKKPSSEGMRKRERMSMREGCKAMMEVVRNSDRWVVSKLEKAHNHHLGTCSRVGYLRARGFIDTSEKTNIVSSDTATLLRQNAFGEGGDAQSLLDYFKRMQAENPAFFYSIQVDNNSCVTNAFWVDSKARTAYNYFGDTVSFDTTYKKNKYMMPFVAFSGINHHLQPVILGCALLIDESEFAFIWLFETWLAAMGGRPPLSLVTDQNRAMAAAIAKVFPSTCHRFCKWLILSRSKQKLAHLYSTHTSLRGELEECVIKTETVETFEARWASIIDRYDLRKNSWLQTLYNIRQKWIPLYLKDTFFGEMSPFQKLETMNDFYKKYFNTKTSLKVFLTQFELIMARRFEEEVQEDYNTLCTKPNLKTASPIEKQASAIYTRAVFNKFQEEFVESLGYNVYKIKDGVNCKFTVTGDEDSLETFIVSYNTSKMAAACSCKNFEFSGILCRHILGVSLMIDVRVLPKEYFLQRWTRNAKVGSAMYELNGELLNPSQESITSRYNDLCRDAIRCAEKGAISAKMYKAAKDVLKKAYDNMIAFEKNASRGSQTDGININEEITIDDAINDQSLQDPERKVTNLIGQLLGHWGSP; encoded by the exons ATGGAAAGCAGAAGTGAAGGAGACGAATTGATAGAGGATTATGTTGAATGTCTGATGTCCCTGGATGCTGCTGCCCGCCCCTGTGATGATGATAATTCATCCCTTGCAGCTCATTCTGAAGATCCCTCAAATATTCCTGTTGGAATCATTATTCAACCAGATAAAGATTTGGCTTCTGTTACTACAGAGGATAGTAAAGAACCCATATTAGGTATGGAGTTTGAATCTGATGAGGCTGCAAAGTCATTCTACAATGACTATGCTCGTCGATTAGGTTTCCCTTTCCGAGTGGGCAGGTCCCGACGTTCTAAGGGTGTTGAGGAGGTCCTTATTATGAAGAGATTTGTGTGTTCTAAAGAAGGCATATACCGGAAGAAACCTTCAAGTGAAGGGATGAGAAAACGTGAGAGAATGTCAATGAGGGAAGGTTGCAAGGCAATGATGGAGGTGGTACGCAACTCTGATCGATGGGTAGTCTCAAAGCTTGAGAAGGCTCACAATCATCACCTTGGAACATGTAGTCGAGTGGGCTATCTTCGTGCAAGAGGTTTTATTGATACATCTGAGAAAACAAATATAGTTTCATCTGATACTGCGACTCTACTTCGACAAAATGCCTTTGGTGAAGGAGGTGATGCTCAGAGTCTTCTAGATTACTTCAAGAGAATGCAAGCTGAGAACCCAGCATTCTTTTATTCTATCCAAGTTGACAACAATAGCTGTGTGACTAATGCTTTCTGGGTGGACTCCAAAGCTAGAACTGCATACAACTATTTTGGTGATACTGTATCATTTGATACAACATACAAAAAGAATAAGTACATGATGCCCTTTGTTGCATTCTCTGGAATCAACCATCACTTGCAGCCTGTTATCTTAGGATGTGCCTTGCTTATAGATGAGTCTGAATTTGCATTTATTTGGCTATTCGAAACTTGGTTAGCTGCAATGGGTGGCCGCCCTCCTTTGTCATTGGTTACTGATCAGAATAGGGCCATGGCAGCGGCAATTGCAAAGGTATTCCCTAGTACCTGCCATCGATTTTGCAAGTGGCTCATTTTAAGTAGAAGCAAGCAGAAGTTAGCTCATCTGTATTCCACACATACTTCTTTGAGAGGGGAACTGGAAGAATGTGTCATCAAGACTGAAACTGTTGAAACTTTTGAAGCTAGATGGGCATCAATCATAGACAGATACGATCTTCGGAAAAATTCATGGCTTCAGACACTATATAATATCCGACAAAAGTGGATCCCATTGTACTTAAAGGATACATTTTTTGGAGAAATGTCTCCCTTTCAGAAGCTAGAAACTATGAATGATTTCTATAAAAAGTACTTCAATACAAAGACCTCATTAAAAGTATTTCTCACTCAGTTTGAATTGATTATGGCGAGGCGATTTGAAGAAGAAGTGCAAGAAGACTACAATACTCTATGCACTAAGCCAAACCTGAAGACTGCCTCGCCAATAGAGAAACAAGCATCAGCTATCTACACAAGAGCAGTATTCAATAAATTCCAAGAGGAGTTTGTGGAATCTTTAGGTTACAACGTTTACAAAATAAAAGATGGAGTAAATTGCAAATTCACTGTAACAGGTGATGAGGATTCTCTGGAGACATTCATTGTCTCATATAATACTAGCAAAATGGCAGCAGCTTGTAGTTGCAAAAACTTTGAGTTTTCTGGCATTTTATGCCGCCATATTTTGGGGGTGTCCTTGATGATTGATGTTCGAGTTCTGCCTAAAGAGTATTTCTTGCAGCGTTGGACTAGAAATGCAAAAGTTGGCTCCGCAATGTATGAACTCAATGGTGAGCTTCTTAATCCTTCCCAAGAATCCATTACTTCACGATACAATGATCTTTGTCGAGATGCCATTAGATGTGCAGAGAAAGGGGCTATTTCTGCAAAGATGTATAAAGCTGCCAAAGATGTTTTAAAGAAAGCCTATGACAATATGATTGCTTTTGAGAAAAATGCTTCAAGAGGTTCACAGACAGATGGAATCAACATTAATGAAGAAATTACTATAGATGATGCGATCAATGATCAGTCTTTGCAAGATCCTGAAAGAAAG gTCACAAACTTAATCGGACAGCTACTTGGCCACTGGGGGTCACCATAA
- the LOC121988540 gene encoding protein FAR1-RELATED SEQUENCE 5-like isoform X2 produces MESRSEGDELIEDYVECLMSLDAAARPCDDDNSSLAAHSEDPSNIPVGIIIQPDKDLASVTTEDSKEPILGMEFESDEAAKSFYNDYARRLGFPFRVGRSRRSKGVEEVLIMKRFVCSKEGIYRKKPSSEGMRKRERMSMREGCKAMMEVVRNSDRWVVSKLEKAHNHHLGTCSRVGYLRARGFIDTSEKTNIVSSDTATLLRQNAFGEGGDAQSLLDYFKRMQAENPAFFYSIQVDNNSCVTNAFWVDSKARTAYNYFGDTVSFDTTYKKNKYMMPFVAFSGINHHLQPVILGCALLIDESEFAFIWLFETWLAAMGGRPPLSLVTDQNRAMAAAIAKVFPSTCHRFCKWLILSRSKQKLAHLYSTHTSLRGELEECVIKTETVETFEARWASIIDRYDLRKNSWLQTLYNIRQKWIPLYLKDTFFGEMSPFQKLETMNDFYKKYFNTKTSLKVFLTQFELIMARRFEEEVQEDYNTLCTKPNLKTASPIEKQASAIYTRAVFNKFQEEFVESLGYNVYKIKDGVNCKFTVTGDEDSLETFIVSYNTSKMAAACSCKNFEFSGILCRHILGVSLMIDVRVLPKEYFLQRWTRNAKVGSAMYELNEKGAISAKMYKAAKDVLKKAYDNMIAFEKNASRGSQTDGININEEITIDDAINDQSLQDPERKVTNLIGQLLGHWGSP; encoded by the exons ATGGAAAGCAGAAGTGAAGGAGACGAATTGATAGAGGATTATGTTGAATGTCTGATGTCCCTGGATGCTGCTGCCCGCCCCTGTGATGATGATAATTCATCCCTTGCAGCTCATTCTGAAGATCCCTCAAATATTCCTGTTGGAATCATTATTCAACCAGATAAAGATTTGGCTTCTGTTACTACAGAGGATAGTAAAGAACCCATATTAGGTATGGAGTTTGAATCTGATGAGGCTGCAAAGTCATTCTACAATGACTATGCTCGTCGATTAGGTTTCCCTTTCCGAGTGGGCAGGTCCCGACGTTCTAAGGGTGTTGAGGAGGTCCTTATTATGAAGAGATTTGTGTGTTCTAAAGAAGGCATATACCGGAAGAAACCTTCAAGTGAAGGGATGAGAAAACGTGAGAGAATGTCAATGAGGGAAGGTTGCAAGGCAATGATGGAGGTGGTACGCAACTCTGATCGATGGGTAGTCTCAAAGCTTGAGAAGGCTCACAATCATCACCTTGGAACATGTAGTCGAGTGGGCTATCTTCGTGCAAGAGGTTTTATTGATACATCTGAGAAAACAAATATAGTTTCATCTGATACTGCGACTCTACTTCGACAAAATGCCTTTGGTGAAGGAGGTGATGCTCAGAGTCTTCTAGATTACTTCAAGAGAATGCAAGCTGAGAACCCAGCATTCTTTTATTCTATCCAAGTTGACAACAATAGCTGTGTGACTAATGCTTTCTGGGTGGACTCCAAAGCTAGAACTGCATACAACTATTTTGGTGATACTGTATCATTTGATACAACATACAAAAAGAATAAGTACATGATGCCCTTTGTTGCATTCTCTGGAATCAACCATCACTTGCAGCCTGTTATCTTAGGATGTGCCTTGCTTATAGATGAGTCTGAATTTGCATTTATTTGGCTATTCGAAACTTGGTTAGCTGCAATGGGTGGCCGCCCTCCTTTGTCATTGGTTACTGATCAGAATAGGGCCATGGCAGCGGCAATTGCAAAGGTATTCCCTAGTACCTGCCATCGATTTTGCAAGTGGCTCATTTTAAGTAGAAGCAAGCAGAAGTTAGCTCATCTGTATTCCACACATACTTCTTTGAGAGGGGAACTGGAAGAATGTGTCATCAAGACTGAAACTGTTGAAACTTTTGAAGCTAGATGGGCATCAATCATAGACAGATACGATCTTCGGAAAAATTCATGGCTTCAGACACTATATAATATCCGACAAAAGTGGATCCCATTGTACTTAAAGGATACATTTTTTGGAGAAATGTCTCCCTTTCAGAAGCTAGAAACTATGAATGATTTCTATAAAAAGTACTTCAATACAAAGACCTCATTAAAAGTATTTCTCACTCAGTTTGAATTGATTATGGCGAGGCGATTTGAAGAAGAAGTGCAAGAAGACTACAATACTCTATGCACTAAGCCAAACCTGAAGACTGCCTCGCCAATAGAGAAACAAGCATCAGCTATCTACACAAGAGCAGTATTCAATAAATTCCAAGAGGAGTTTGTGGAATCTTTAGGTTACAACGTTTACAAAATAAAAGATGGAGTAAATTGCAAATTCACTGTAACAGGTGATGAGGATTCTCTGGAGACATTCATTGTCTCATATAATACTAGCAAAATGGCAGCAGCTTGTAGTTGCAAAAACTTTGAGTTTTCTGGCATTTTATGCCGCCATATTTTGGGGGTGTCCTTGATGATTGATGTTCGAGTTCTGCCTAAAGAGTATTTCTTGCAGCGTTGGACTAGAAATGCAAAAGTTGGCTCCGCAATGTATGAACTCAATG AGAAAGGGGCTATTTCTGCAAAGATGTATAAAGCTGCCAAAGATGTTTTAAAGAAAGCCTATGACAATATGATTGCTTTTGAGAAAAATGCTTCAAGAGGTTCACAGACAGATGGAATCAACATTAATGAAGAAATTACTATAGATGATGCGATCAATGATCAGTCTTTGCAAGATCCTGAAAGAAAG gTCACAAACTTAATCGGACAGCTACTTGGCCACTGGGGGTCACCATAA